CGGCAGCCAGCCGTGGGTCTCGTCGTGCAGAGCGACCCGCAGCATGCGGGTCACCTCCGGGGAGCTGTCGTAGCCGGTGGGCAGCAGGTCATGGACGACGCGTGAGGTACGGGCGTACGCGGCGGCCTCGGCGCCCTTGGCGCTGAACTGCGGCAGCCGGTCGAGCTCCGACTCACTGAAGTCCGCGTAGACGAACTGCAGATAGTCCGGCAGCTGGAAGGGTGCGCGACGGCCGGCGGCCACCAGGTTGGTGCCGTCGGGGCCGCACAGCTCCCGGCGCAGGCCTCGCTCCAGCTCGGCGCCGATCCGACCGCCGGTTCCGCCCAGGCCGACGAAGAGCATGGGCTGGTAGATCTTCATCTCGTCTCCCGTTGGGGCTGTCCGCGACAGCCCGTCGTGACTCAGAAATTGGGGTCGAACCGGCGGGTACCGGCGGGCTGTTCCTCACTTCCGGCGTCGTCGGCGGCCGGGCGCGGGCGGTCCGGCGCATCACCGTCACGGGTGGGCCGTGACCAGCGGCCCCGCCGCTGTGCGCCGCCCTCCTCGCCCGCGGTACGTGCGCCGCGCCCGCCGCCCCGGCTGCCGCCGGGCCATGTGCGCCCGGCACGTGAAGGCCGCCCGGCCGGAGCGCGCCGGTCGCGTACGACGAGCTCCAGGCCGTCGGCGATACCGGTGGACTCACCCGCGCGCACGGCGCTTTCGCGCCCCTGGTGGGGGCGCAGCAGCAGCTCGCCCCCTCCGGTGCGCCGCAGCCGGTGGACCCCGGACGCTCCGGGGGTACTGCGCTGCAGCGAGGGCGCCGCGCCCCTCGCCCGGTCCACGGTGAAATGGAATTCGCCGCCGGTGCTCTGCCCGGACCGGATGGTGAGCTCATCGAGGGGCCGGCCCTCCGTGCTCAACTCCAGCTGTACGCCTGCGAGATCACGGCGTCGCCTGCGTGCCGCGAGACGTACGACCACGAAGGCCGCGAACAGCAGCGCCAGCGTCGCGCCGAGGGTCACCCAGCCCTTCCAGTGGTCCCACCAGGTGGGCCGGGCCTCGACGCGGACATCGAGGAACGAGCTGTCGAGCACCCGTCCCGCGTCTCCCGTGTCGACGACCGTGATGCTTCCGCCCACCTCACCGAGCGGGGTGCCGGGGCCCAGCGAGAGGGCGAACCTGGCGCGGGTGCGCTCGCCGGGGGCCGCTGTGACGGTGGCCGGGCTGATACGCACCGCGGAGCCCGGCGACTGGTCGGCGAGGGCGAGGCGCAGGACGTGCGGGCCGGTGTCGTTGTTGGTGACGTCGAGGGTGCCCTCGACGGTGTCGCCGGGGTGGACGCTCTTGCGCTCGACCGTCAGTCCCGCGGTGACCTTTTCGGTGCCCGATGTGACGCGGGCGTGCAGGGGGCGGTGGTCGGCACTGACCCCGGGAGCGGCCATCTGCGTGGTGAGTTCAAGATCGCCCGAGGCGCCGGCAGGCACGGTGAGCGTCCCGGTGAAGCGCACGTCCCCGGCCTGGCGGTCCGGCTCCCGGCCGTCGTCCACCAGCCTCACGGTGACCGGAGTGAATCCGGTTCCGGACAGCCGCGCGGAGACCTTGACGCCCGCCAGCTGGCGCGCGTCGGTGACCACGACACCGCGCCTGGTCTGCATCCGTACCTCGACGACGGCACGCTCCCCGGCCCTCGGGGATGCCGGGTCCAGGGTCACCGCAGAACGCAGTTTGCCCTGCCAGATGGCACGGACGGCGACCTCCCGGTCCCGGTGCCCTTCGGGCGCTTCGACGTGGACGCGCCAGCGGCCCGGCAGCGGATTCTTCACCCGCAGGGCCTCGACCGGTCCGTCCTGCCCGCTCGCCTCGAAGGTCGAGCCGTCGAAATCCCCCTGGGTGGGCACCTTCCGGCCGCTCGGGTCGTAGTACGTGACCGACACCTTGGGGTCGTGCTTGCTGACCGTGATCGAGCCGTCGGTGGCGATCGGCGGGATCGTCACCGTGAGATCGGCCGGGGGCTTTCCGACCGTTCCCTGAGCGATCCGGGCGCAGCGGGCCGCGGCGAACGTCTCCTGGAGCGCCTGGTCGATCTCCGCCGAGCTGTCCACCACGCGCATCCGGGGCGTGGCGCCGGGCAGATCGGCGCAGCCGTTGCGGTAGCCGCCCTCGGCCATCGCGGTCAGGGCCGCCTTGTCGATCTGGCTGCCGAAGCCGAGCGGCCAGATCTGGACGGACTCGCGGCGGGCGCGGGCGAGTTCCTCGGTCAGCCGCTTGGCTCCGTTGGCCTGGCGGCTGGCGGCGTCGGTGCCGTACTCCGGGCTGTCACTGACGTCGAGCTTGCCGTCGGTGAGCAGGAAGACGACCTTCGGGACGGCGGTGTCCGCGCCCTCGGACAGCCGGTCGACGGCCTGGCGCACCGCGGCCGGGAAGTCGGTTCCGGGGCCGGTGTGCTTGGGGTCCCGGCGGGACAGCTGCTGTACGCAGTCGCTCAGGCGCTGGCGTCCGGCGGCGTCGGCGACGGTCAGCCCGCACACCTCGCGCACCGGCGACTGTCCTGCCTTCTCGGAGCTGCCGAAGCCGATGACGGCGGCGCGGGAGCGCTCGGATATCTCGCCCTGACTGAGCAGTGCCGCCGCCTCCACCTCGCGTATCAGGTCTTTGTCGGCGAGCGACTTCGACTGGTCGACGACCACGGCGAAGTCGATGGGATCCGGACCTTCGGCCGCCGCGGCGGCTTTCGCCGCGCCGGGGGCATGCGTGCGGGCGGGCTCCGTCGCAGTCGCGGTCGGCGGCCCGGACAGCACCAGCAGCACACCGGCCACCACCAGCGCGCCCGCCTTGCTTCTCAGCTGCATCGTCTTCTCACCACAGTTCACTGAAGAGGGCCAGCAGCGCGCCGAGCGCGAGCGAACACACACCCAGGCGCAGCCACCGGTATTTCGCGGCGAGCACGGCTCCGTGCACGCTCGCCTGGTCGAGCAGCCAGCCGGTGACGTCCTCGCCCGACACGGCGAGGCGGGCCAGCAGTTGTTCGGAGGTGGCGCGGGTCGCCAGGTCACGCAGCAGAGTGCGGTCGGCTCCGATGCGGGTGCGCGGCAGGATCACCGCGACGAGCATCAGCACGCCCGCACTCCAGAACAGTCCGCCCACGACGAGAAGCGGCGGCACCAGGTCCGCGGCAGGCAGCGGGGTCTCTCCCTTGGAGGCCACGACGGCGAGGAAGGCGACCGCGCCGGAGAGCAGGATCGCCGCCTTCGTGTCGGCTCTGCCGATGTCCTCGCGGACCGAGGTCAGCAGACTTTCCGCCATGAAGCGGACATCCTCGGGTGCGGAGGACCCGGGCCGGCCGGGCCCCGGGGCGCCGGAGCTCATTCGTCGTCCCAGTCGTCGAATGCCTCGCTGGGCCTGCTGGGGCTGCGCCGGGACCGGCGACGCTCGTCGAGGTCCCGTTCCGCGGCCGACTCCACCCGGGTCGGTTCGTACACATACGGATCGCCGGAGCCCACGCCGGAACCGTCGGGCGAGCCGTCCGGCGAACCGGAGCCCGAACCGTCGCGCGAGCCGAAACCGTCGCGCGAGCCGTAGCCCGGACCGATCCCGGACGGTTCCTCCTCGTCCCAGAAGGGCCGCTGCGGCTCGGGCCGCACCGCCCGTTCCTCCAGCGCGGGGCGCTGCACGCCGGACCGGGGCAGCACATGGTCGACGACTCCGCCCAGTACGCCGCCGGTGCTTTCCCGCAGGAACTGCAGCACCTCGTACATCGGCTCCCCGATGTCGTGACGCTCCAGTACGCCGCTGTCGATGAGCCGGTTGAACACCGCGAGGAAGTCGGCCTGCCCATCACGCTTCTCCTGACGGATCGCGCGCCGGATCTCCCACTGCTTGTCCGGGTTCTGCGCCATGTGATGCGCGATCTCGGCCTCCTCGCCGCGGCGCAGCAGGATCTCCACCTCACGGGCGCGTTCGGCGACCAGCCGGCGTTCGGCCGCGTCCTCGTACTGCTTCTGGACGTTCTGCTGGACCAGCGTGTTGAGATCGATGAAGACATGGACCCAGGTGCGCAGGCCGAGGTCGTGGCCCAGGGCCAGCCGACCGGCCCGCAGTTCCTCCCGTACCGCCTCGTCCGCGCGCTGGGCGTCGGTGAGTGCGAACCGCCGGGACACGGCGCGCAGCCCGTCGAGGAGTTCGTCGTGCAGCAACTCGGCGACGTCCCAGACCCGTTGGGTGACGACCACATAGGGGTCCGTGACCTCCCAGTGCACCTTCGCCGACGCGTCGAAGAAGATCCCGTCTCCACAGGCGGGCAGCCGGAGGTCGAACTCGGTGACGTTGCGGCCGAGAAGGACTTCGAACACGGTGTACGCGCGGCTGAGGAGCCACGTCCTCTGGTGGTTCTCGCGGCGTCCCGGCCACACGACACTGTGCCCGCCGTTTCCGTACAGCACGACGGCCGCGATCTGGCCGCTGCGACGCCGGTACGGCGGCGAGCACTCGCGTACGAGAGGTCCCTTGGGACGCTCCCGGTGCTGCTCCCGGTCCTTGTCCCGGTCCATGTCCGTGTCCCTGCTCCCGTCCCTGTTCCCTTCCTGCTCCGGGCGCTGCCACGGTCGCGGTTCCCGGTTCCGCTCAGGGTTCTGCGCCCGGTTCGGTTCCGGCGGCGGCGCGGGCTGCCCCTGGCGCTGCTCGCGCTGCGGGCCCTGGTTCTGTTTCCACTCCCAGCCCTGGTTCTGCTTTGCGGCGCCCGGCTCCTCGTCCGCCCCTCGCGCGGTCACCGCTCAGCTCCTTCAGCCACGGCATCCCACATCCGCCCCGCCGCCGCCTTGTTCAGCGGCCGGTCGCGGTCCCTGACGAGGTCCGCCAGCAGGCTCCTCAGCCGGTCGCGGTCCCTGCGCGTGGCTGCGAGCAGCGGCAGGAAGCCACAGACCAGCCCGAGTGCTTCCTCATTGCGGGCGGCCCGGCGCAGCATGCTGCTCAGCTCGTCGAGCGCCGTCGCTCCGGCGCGGCCGGTGGAGACGGCGCGCCGCACCAGGGCCGCGAGGTCCGGCGCGAGATCGGGCCGGGTCGCCAGCAGCGCGACGATCAGCGGCTGGGTGTCGTACGGCTCGAGTTCGGGGACCTCGTCAAGGCCCCAGAGGTAGGTGGTCCGCATGGTGAGCGTCCCGATCATGGAGATCAGCACGAGATCGGCGAGCTTCCTGCGCCCGTCCTCCAGCCAGTCGAAGAGCCGTTCCACGACTGTCTCGGGCTCGCCGGAGGCGAGGAGCCGCATGATGCTGAACGACGCCGTGCCGATCACGCCGGCGTCCTCGTCGCCGAGCCTGCGCACCACATCGGCCAGGGCATCGAGCGAGGACCTGACCGATCCGGCCGGCAGGACATAGCCATGGGCGAGCACGGCGGTGTCACGCAGCGAGTCGTCCTCGCTCTTTCCCCACTCCTTCACCAGCGCCTTGACGGCAGGCTGCACCTTCGGCTCGCGCGCCGCCTCGGCGAGCGCCGTGGCCGCGGCCATCTGCGGGACGACGCCGTCCAGCGTGGCCATGGGGCGCACCAGTTCACCGAATCCGTAGATCCAGTCCCAGGAGCACAGGACACCGGCCGCGATGGAGGCACGCACCCACACCTCGGGGCGCGGATCGTCGCACAGGACCCGCAGCCACCGGGCCATGGGGCCGCGCACATTGTGGTAGCCGTGCCACACCTCGCGGAGCACCGCGGTCGCCAGCGCCTCGCCCTGGAAGCGGATGGCGCGCATGGGGACCTTGGCGTCTCCGAGGTCGAGTTCGCCGTCCTCCAGCACGGAGCGGGCGACCATCGGGCGAATCTCGGCATGGGTGCCGAAGAGGCGGCGCCCCATGGGCTCTTCGGGATCGAGGGTCACCGCAAGCTCCCACGCCAGCAGTTCGGCGGCCTCCGCCGCGAGGCTGTAGGGAGAGCCGTTGAACACGGCCACGGCGATACGGAAGGCGGCCGCGCTCAGCGTCGGCCGCGCCTCGGGAAGGGTGCCCGGCCGGTCGGCCCCAGCGAACCACGCGCGTGCCTGTGCCCGGACGAACGAGGCACAGTCGTCGAGCAGTTGCTCGTCCGTCAGCTCGCCCTTCTGACGGCGGGCAAGATGATCGGCGAGCCGGGCAGCCTCCCGGGGCCGCAGCTCGTCGAGGCCGAGTGCCTCGGTCACATCGGCACGAACGGCCAGCGCCCGCGCGCTTTCCAGTGCGCCTTCCGGCTCCCCCTTGAGCAGCACCCGCAGATGGCGGTGGAGCACCTCCTCGGCGGGGGCGGGCGGGCAGTACATGCCGTAGCGGCCGCGGAGCACCCGGTCGGCCAGGTCTCCGCTCTCGATCAGCACCACTCCGTACGCGTCCGACGTGCGCAGCAGTTCGGCGAAGCCGTCGAGGTGGAGCTCGGAGAGCCGACTGGGCCCGCGGGTCTCCGGGCGGCGCTCGCCGCGGCGGCGCTCGGGTTCCGGCCGCCCGTCGTCCTGCGGCAGCTCCAGCAGATGTCCGGCTCCCGCCTCGATCATCTGCTCGTTGATCTCGTGCACGGCGTGCGTCGGGTCGAGACGGGTGACCTGGTTGCCCGTCAGCTCGGAGAGCAGGGCGAGGGCGGTGGCCTTGCGGCCGCTGCCGGGCTCGCCGCACAGCACCAGAAGGCCGTCGGTGCGAAGGAGTTGCTTCATCCGGTGGTAGCCGGAGGCCTCGCAGTAGACGTCGGCGAGCTGGTTCAGCGTCTCCTGCGGGACCCTGCCCTGGACGACGGGCCGGCTGTCGGGGCCGAACTGGCCGATGAAGAGATTGCCCTCATACACCTGGCCGTCGCCGCGGATGTCGTACGTGCGCTCGGCACGGCCGGGTGCGAAGGTGCGCCGGGCCGCGTGCGCGGTGCCTGCGCCTCCGGTGCCGCCCGCGCCGCCGAGGGAGTTGCGTCCGACCTTCTCGAAGGGATTGGCCTCGGTCTGCTGCTGCTCGCCCGAGTCGCCGCCGCTGTTCTCGGAGGCGGGGGACTGCGGCTGCGGCTCCTCGCTCTTGTCGTCCTGGGGCGGAGCGTCGTCCTGGTCGCTCATGCGGCATCGCCTCCCGTGCCCGGGCCGTCTTTGCGGATGCCGGTGAATCCGCCGTGGATCTCATTGCCCTTGAAGATCTGCAAGTCCCCCTGGGCGTTGTACGTCCGCTGCTCCTCGTACGTCCGCTGCTCCTCGGGTGGGGAGAAAGGCGGTGGGCCGTCCCCCTTCGGCCCACCGCCGGTCCGATGCCCGGCCGGGCCGTCGAGCGGCGGCTCCGGCCGGCGGGGAATGAGGAACCATGCCGCCTCGTCGGTCTCCTTGTTCCTGACCGCCGCCTGGCGGTAGTGGCCCGGCTCGACATAGCGCCCGCCCTCGGCGACCACATTGGTGTACAGCCAGTCGGAGACCACGATCAGAAGGTCGGCGTCGGGGGCGTTGGCCATGACCCGCTTCGCGGCGGCGCTGTCGCACAGCCGGCAGGCGAGGTCCACCGCGCGTCCCACAAGGCCCTTGCCGTCGCTCAGGACGAGGCCCGCGTTCATGCCGACGCGTAACCGTAAGCGCTGGGCGCTGCCGTCGTTGAGCTCGCGCAGGCTCTCGTAGAGGGTGTCGACCCACCGGCCGACCATGAGGGTCGGCGGTACCTCGGGCTGCAGGGCCGCGAGTATGCCGTCCCCCCTGTCCTCCTGGTGAACCCGGCCCGGCTCCATGCCGACGGATGCGTAGGCCTCCGCGAACGCCTCGTACATCGCGGCGCGCATGCGCTTCTTGGCTTCCAGGCCCAACTCCCCCGAACCACAGGCGTCTGCGAAAACGACCAGTCTGTGGACGGCTCCCGCACTGCTCACTGGGACTCCCTGCGTGTGCTGTGGCGCTTGGTGACAGGTCAACTCTTGCCGCGCTCGGCGACCGGCGATGTAGCCGTTTACACAGCCGGCGGAGATTTCTCCGAGGGCCGTGTCCCCGGTGGCTGCACCCGGCCCTGGGCCAGCAGCAGGAGCACCTGAAGATCGGTGACGATCACTCTGCGGTTGGCTGTACGAACGACGTCCTGCTCCCTGAGCAGGCGTAGTGCCTTGGCGACCGCCTCCCGGGTCGCTCCTATGGCTGCCGCCAGGTCGTGCTGCGGCAAGGGAAGTTCGAGCACGGTGCCTTCGTCGGCACGGCGGCCGGCCCGCTCGGCGAGTTCGACGAGGCGGGCGGCCAGCCGCTGCAGGACGGTCCCGGAGGCCAGGGAGCGGCGCTCGATGTCGGAGCTGCGCAGCCTGGTGCTGAGCTGACGCATGATCAGTGATGTGGCGTGCGGCCGGGCGGCGAGGAAGCCCCGGAAGCGGACGCCGGACACGGCCACCGCCTCCACCCGGCCGAGTGCGGTGACGGTGGCGCTGCGGGGCCCCTGGTCGACGGCAGCCTGATCACCCACGACCTCGCCCGCGCCGCGCAGCGCGAGAATGAGCCGGGCGCTGCGCTCCGTCTCGACCGAAACAACGGCCCAACCGGAGAGCAGGGCCAGCACATAGGTCGTGGTGTCCCGTTCGCGGATCATCACGTCGCCGGGTTGGTAGTTGCGGGACGCACCCTCGGCAAGCAGCGCCCGGCGGTCCTGGACGCTGAGTGCGTCGAGGAACGAGCGGTCCTGGCCGAACAGACTCATCGCTCCCCCACAACGATCCATCTGGCCCTTTTCCGGGGGACCACGGCATCTCTCGGTGTGTGCTTCCTCCCACGTCAAGTGGCGTCGTCGGCCTCAGAGTTGATGTCACGTCACACGGCGGGGTGAAAAAACGCTAGGTGTCACGGCACTTGAGC
This window of the Streptomyces sp. SLBN-118 genome carries:
- a CDS encoding vWA domain-containing protein codes for the protein MQLRSKAGALVVAGVLLVLSGPPTATATEPARTHAPGAAKAAAAAEGPDPIDFAVVVDQSKSLADKDLIREVEAAALLSQGEISERSRAAVIGFGSSEKAGQSPVREVCGLTVADAAGRQRLSDCVQQLSRRDPKHTGPGTDFPAAVRQAVDRLSEGADTAVPKVVFLLTDGKLDVSDSPEYGTDAASRQANGAKRLTEELARARRESVQIWPLGFGSQIDKAALTAMAEGGYRNGCADLPGATPRMRVVDSSAEIDQALQETFAAARCARIAQGTVGKPPADLTVTIPPIATDGSITVSKHDPKVSVTYYDPSGRKVPTQGDFDGSTFEASGQDGPVEALRVKNPLPGRWRVHVEAPEGHRDREVAVRAIWQGKLRSAVTLDPASPRAGERAVVEVRMQTRRGVVVTDARQLAGVKVSARLSGTGFTPVTVRLVDDGREPDRQAGDVRFTGTLTVPAGASGDLELTTQMAAPGVSADHRPLHARVTSGTEKVTAGLTVERKSVHPGDTVEGTLDVTNNDTGPHVLRLALADQSPGSAVRISPATVTAAPGERTRARFALSLGPGTPLGEVGGSITVVDTGDAGRVLDSSFLDVRVEARPTWWDHWKGWVTLGATLALLFAAFVVVRLAARRRRRDLAGVQLELSTEGRPLDELTIRSGQSTGGEFHFTVDRARGAAPSLQRSTPGASGVHRLRRTGGGELLLRPHQGRESAVRAGESTGIADGLELVVRDRRAPAGRPSRAGRTWPGGSRGGGRGARTAGEEGGAQRRGRWSRPTRDGDAPDRPRPAADDAGSEEQPAGTRRFDPNF
- a CDS encoding Pycsar system effector family protein, which produces MAESLLTSVREDIGRADTKAAILLSGAVAFLAVVASKGETPLPAADLVPPLLVVGGLFWSAGVLMLVAVILPRTRIGADRTLLRDLATRATSEQLLARLAVSGEDVTGWLLDQASVHGAVLAAKYRWLRLGVCSLALGALLALFSELW
- a CDS encoding Crp/Fnr family transcriptional regulator — encoded protein: MSLFGQDRSFLDALSVQDRRALLAEGASRNYQPGDVMIRERDTTTYVLALLSGWAVVSVETERSARLILALRGAGEVVGDQAAVDQGPRSATVTALGRVEAVAVSGVRFRGFLAARPHATSLIMRQLSTRLRSSDIERRSLASGTVLQRLAARLVELAERAGRRADEGTVLELPLPQHDLAAAIGATREAVAKALRLLREQDVVRTANRRVIVTDLQVLLLLAQGRVQPPGTRPSEKSPPAV